The DNA region CTAGCTAACCTTATCTACCTAGCTAGATtgcatgctaaccttatctacctagctaatgttatctgTTGTTATACACCGTATTCAAAAGATTACCACTGCTCTATCTGGATCTATTTCTAAATGCAATCATATCACCATTTATacaatagaaaaaaaaaaaaaaaaacaaattaTCCAATGGATTATATCATTTTAAATATAGCCTCAGCTCTCTTGTTTTCCTCCGGGTGTTATCCTTGTGACAGCGTGGCTGGAGTTATGTCTTCTGGGGTGCGTTGGAAAATGTATGTTCTTTTCCTACAGTTGGTATATTGAATGTGTACTGACAGCTATGCTACATTTAGTTCCTCCCTCCTGCTATTACTATCTATAACCAATATTATGTCGGCAATAATTAGTGACTATTTACAAACTcctatttattattatttcatcCATCTATTGTTCTCATTTATTACTGTGTGATACCATTCACATATACAGTTTGATACAGTCCTCCCTCTTGTTGCTAATGTTGTGTAGTGCTCTTGTTTATACCTGTATATAGTCCCGTATAGCTCAGTTGTAAAAATGGccttgcagcgccagggttgtgggttcgattcccacgggggaccagtccGAAAAAATctaaaattatgcactcactaactgtatgtcgttCTGATAGCTCTATAAATTACTGTAATGAGGAAATATTATTTTCAGTGTTCAGTGTTTACAACAGCTGATAATAAGATACATTAAATTACCTCTAACATTCAGCCTTTATGTTTTTATAATCATGTACAGTGTTTTACTTATCTATTGATATTGCTCTATTCAATATAATTCATCCATGCACAGTAGTTATGCTCTTCTCCTGCTATTTATTCATTTAATGTGTATTGTATCATATCTCTATTTCTGTTTCTGTTCTGTTTTAGACCATTCAATGAAGTCCTCTGTTTGGAACACTTTGGAGGTTGCCTCGTCTCACTAATAGGAGATAGTTGTCAATAAGCCACAGACCTGCTTATTCTGGAGGGTCCTCCCTCACAACACTATTTTCATTTGCTTTCATGGCTCAGGACGCAAGGCTGTTTGGCTCAGCTCATTTGCGAAGAGGAAGAACTTGGCAgctgtttctgattaataaacaatgccatgctggtgggtggtaacattcAAATAAAATCCAGCCCTGAAAATAAATGTAGtttgaaaaaataattaataCGTTATCTCATTGGAAAATCACGGTTTCCACGAATGTCCCACTTCAAGGCCAAATATATCACTTTGACTAAAATGATGATGACCTATTGACATAAATTGTTGTacaacatcatgggtaagctctggcCATCATCTTTCAGCTGGAAAAAGTGGATTTACTGGTGTGGGCGTTTAAATGTGCGAGACATGTTCCCTCTCGAAGGCTAATTAAGTTCTATTCCATTCTTGACTTTATCAATAGCATAAAGCATCTACatgcattataataataataataataataattaatatgccatttagcagacgcttttatccaaagcgacttacagtcatgcgtgcatacatttttgtgtatggcaTTAAATATGTTATTTTGTTCATATTCTTGGGTAGATAGAGGGCCCAGTCTTTACCTTTCTCCATGACACTCTGCCGCAGTGCTTTGGCCACCAGCACGCGGACGTTGGCCCACAGGTCCACGACAGGCTGAGAGACTTGGGAGGAGGTGCTGGGCAAACTGGTCCATGGGCATACAGTCCTCCTCCACGATGGCCTGGGGAACACAGTGAAGAGAGTTAATAGAAAAACTGATTTAGATAGAAAGACAGACGGATGACAGATGGAgagcagggtcgtgttcattagggaatgcaacagattatttttttattacaaCGGAAAACTAAAGTTTACATTTCTTATTGGTTTcccttccgtttggtgcctaatgaacatgaccaagCAGTCAGACATACAATTCTCACACCCCCTTCTTTCAGAATAGTGCTATGGCAAGTATGGCAttcaaaaaaaaaagagaaaaaaataaaaataaaaataaaatatggcTGATGCAATTTCACACTAAAACATTTTCTGAAGTTAGCAACTATTGGGATTAATGTTTATAAGGATTTATTTTCATAATACTATGTGTATCCTGACCTGGCAAATGAAGGCAAAGGCCTGGCGGCCCACCCATTTTGGACAGTGGCAGAAGCGGACGATGAGCTCGTTGATGAAGTTCAGGCCCAGCTCGTGGGCTCCGCACGCATACATCTTCTGTAAGATCTCCACCACCTGGGACAGACGAGATGATATTTGATGATATTTCCACAATATGAGGTCAAAATAACACTTTGAAATTGTGTATGAGCCGTTTGAAGAAAATGCCttgaatttcagcctgttcaggtgggatggaacTTGACGTCACAATGTGATGTGATTATAATAAACCAATGACTGTTCATCTGGGTAAGGGGGTGGGTTCTGTGTATGTAAATACAAttcattaccaaaagtatgtggacacctactcgtcaaacatctcattccaaaatcatggacattaatatggagttggtcccccgtttgctgctataacagcctccactcttctgggaaggctttccactagatgttggaatattgctgctgggacttgctttcattcattgtcatgctgaaacaggaaagggcctaacaccaaactgttgtcacaaagttggaagcacagaatcgtctagaatgtcattgtatgctgtagcgttaagatttcccttcactggaactaaggggcctagccgaaccatgaaaaacagccccagaatattttatctaagccaccaaactttacagttggcactatgcattcgggcaggtaagcgttctcctggcatccgctaaacccagatttgtccgtcggactgccagatggtgaagtgtgattcatcactccagagaaggcgtttccactgttccagagtccaatggcggcgacctTTACACCATTTCAGCcgactcttggcattgcgcatggtgatcttaggcttgtgtgcagctactcggccatggaaacccatttcatgaagctcccgatgaacagttattgtgcgttctttgcttccagaggcagtttggaactcagtagtgagtgttgcaaccgaggacagacgatttttacgcgctcgcgcttcagcactcggcggtcccgttctatgagcttgtgtggcataccacttcgcggctgagctgttgttgctcctagacatttccacttcacaataacagcacttacagttgaccgggacaaactgacttgttagaaaaggtggcatcctatgacggtgccactttgaaag from Coregonus clupeaformis isolate EN_2021a chromosome 12, ASM2061545v1, whole genome shotgun sequence includes:
- the LOC123492109 gene encoding serine/threonine-protein phosphatase 4 regulatory subunit 1-like; the protein is MSNPMAYFMLAKRRGFHFRQLILIIELYSHYDVYNYLRQIALTLCSDKVSEVRWISYKLVVEILQKMYACGAHELGLNFINELIVRFCHCPKWVGRQAFAFICQAIVEEDCMPMDQFAQHLLPSLSACRGPVGQRPRAGGQSTAAECHGER